From the Thermodesulfobacteriota bacterium genome, the window CGCGTCCCCATTGGCCAGCAGGCTTCGCCAGTCGTAGCCGGCCGGCACCGGGCTCGGCTGGTTCCACGGCGGCGACGAGCGCTCGTCGGCCATCTTGAGAAAGAGGAGGTAGGTGAGCTGCTCGACGTAATCGCCGTAGCTCATTCCGTCGTCCCGCAGGACGTTGCAGTAGTTCCAGAGCTTCTGGACGATGGCGGCGGAAGTCATCTCACTCGTCGGGTCCTCGATCGTTGTACCGTGGTGTTTCCACCACAAAACTAGTCCATTCCAAGCTTCCGTGGCGGAAAAGAAATCGCCTCGGCCGAGACCCGGAGCGCCTTGCGCACCGCAGGGCTTAGCTTGACCGCCCGCATCACGGCACGCAGCCGGTCCTCTTCCAGCTTGTCCGCGAGCGCAGCGCACTGCTCCAGATCCTTGCTCTTCTTGAGATCCTCCGGCCGACGCTGGGCGGCGATCAGTTTGTGGACGAAGAACGCCTCCGGCAGTGGCGCTCTGACCTGATAGGTCCCGAGGTCAACCCAAAACGCGTGGTCGAGGAGAAGATTCAGAAATGGCAGCGGCTGGGCCGTGATGTTCCAGCTCCGCAGCAACACCGCGCCCCGATCTTGTCCACCCCGGCGGTGGACGAGGAACTCGACGGTGAATCCCTCCCGGGTGAACCGCTGCACGCCCGATTGCGAGGTGGACGGCAGGTACCCGAGAGCGAGAAGCGTCGCCTCCAAGTCGGTCTTCCCCGACCGACCGGCCGAGGCGAGCTGAACCGCGAAGTCGATGTCCATGGTTCGCAGCGGGTACACGATG encodes:
- a CDS encoding GSU2403 family nucleotidyltransferase fold protein → MGAPTTEAGVFPKPVGDLLRTLHGVGFFEDSVLVGSWVMPLYGRRLGIVYPLRTMDIDFAVQLASAGRSGKTDLEATLLALGYLPSTSQSGVQRFTREGFTVEFLVHRRGGQDRGAVLLRSWNITAQPLPFLNLLLDHAFWVDLGTYQVRAPLPEAFFVHKLIAAQRRPEDLKKSKDLEQCAALADKLEEDRLRAVMRAVKLSPAVRKALRVSAEAISFPPRKLGMD